The Salinibacterium sp. M195 genome includes a window with the following:
- a CDS encoding AzlD domain-containing protein, with protein MTIWNIVLLASIAVLALKLAGFAVPTAWFEKPTAARLANLLTVALLSALVIVQTFGTARGFEVDARLPAIVVAAVLFALRVPFILVIIAAALVAAGIRAFT; from the coding sequence ATGACGATCTGGAATATTGTGCTGCTCGCATCCATTGCGGTGTTAGCGCTCAAGCTAGCGGGGTTCGCCGTGCCAACGGCGTGGTTCGAGAAGCCGACAGCGGCACGACTGGCTAACCTGCTGACGGTGGCGCTGCTCTCAGCACTCGTTATTGTGCAGACGTTCGGTACCGCTCGCGGTTTCGAAGTGGATGCTCGACTGCCCGCCATTGTTGTCGCTGCAGTGCTGTTCGCACTGCGGGTGCCGTTCATCCTCGTTATTATCGCGGCAGCACTTGTCGCTGCGGGAATTCGCGCGTTTACCTAG
- a CDS encoding sensor histidine kinase encodes MPSSARSSRTASAMADAVMRGHGFGFPPTRRSTVLRRWVPVIASLIVQVPITVISVVSSEDFGLAGVVLVLLSVLGPALLFWVRRYPGPIVAVMAAAAASDFLLGYSAISPPYLALAFAIVIAISRGARSWTWISLIVVWEATLLAALLVGIALEPARIIVTTLGLLLVLGVAESYRRRREQFVQFQEAFSVRREAELQAERVRIARELHDVLAHSLSQINVQAGVGLHLMHKQPEQAEAALASIKSSSKDALDEVRSLLGMLRAEGVGGDGSHNEAVPPVPEPNLSRLPSLVESVRSQGLDVRFVCEVSAEAPTAVQLALYRIVQESLTNIVRHAHASDVNVSLRRDDGDYLVTIADNGIGFDGAVDREGRGLLGMRERAELLGGSLQVSRTLTGGALVTARIPSRQTSA; translated from the coding sequence ATGCCCTCATCCGCTCGATCCTCTCGTACAGCCAGCGCGATGGCTGACGCGGTGATGCGTGGGCACGGCTTCGGCTTTCCGCCTACGCGCCGCTCAACAGTGTTACGGCGTTGGGTGCCGGTGATTGCTTCTCTGATCGTGCAGGTGCCGATCACAGTGATTAGTGTCGTCAGCTCCGAAGATTTCGGGCTTGCGGGCGTTGTGCTCGTGTTGCTTTCAGTTCTCGGGCCCGCTCTGTTGTTTTGGGTTCGCCGATACCCTGGACCAATCGTTGCGGTGATGGCGGCCGCCGCTGCCAGTGATTTCCTGTTGGGCTATTCGGCGATCTCGCCTCCCTATTTAGCGCTGGCATTCGCGATCGTCATTGCGATTTCGCGCGGTGCGCGCTCGTGGACCTGGATTTCATTGATTGTCGTGTGGGAGGCAACACTATTAGCGGCCCTTCTGGTCGGCATCGCGCTCGAGCCTGCACGCATTATTGTGACGACGCTTGGCCTCCTGCTAGTTCTGGGGGTTGCGGAATCGTATCGACGTCGTCGCGAACAGTTTGTGCAGTTTCAGGAGGCGTTTTCTGTTCGACGGGAGGCTGAACTTCAGGCCGAACGGGTGCGCATTGCCCGCGAGCTGCATGATGTTTTGGCCCATTCGCTCAGCCAGATCAATGTCCAAGCAGGAGTGGGGCTTCACCTCATGCACAAACAGCCTGAGCAGGCTGAGGCTGCCCTCGCGAGTATCAAGAGCTCGAGCAAAGACGCCCTTGATGAAGTTCGGTCACTCCTAGGGATGTTGCGCGCAGAAGGAGTGGGTGGCGATGGCAGCCACAACGAGGCTGTGCCGCCGGTGCCGGAGCCGAACCTATCGCGGCTACCCAGCTTGGTCGAGTCAGTGCGGAGCCAGGGGCTCGATGTGCGCTTTGTGTGCGAAGTCTCTGCCGAGGCACCGACCGCAGTGCAGCTGGCCCTGTACCGAATTGTGCAGGAATCACTGACGAACATTGTGCGCCATGCCCACGCCAGCGATGTGAACGTCAGTCTCCGGCGCGATGACGGCGACTATCTCGTTACTATTGCCGACAACGGCATCGGATTCGACGGTGCTGTCGACCGCGAGGGGCGAGGCTTGCTAGGTATGCGTGAACGAGCCGAATTGTTGGGTGGCAGTCTTCAGGTGAGCCGAACGCTCACCGGCGGTGCTCTGGTGACGGCCCGCATTCCGAGTCGACAGACATCCGCATGA
- a CDS encoding response regulator transcription factor, whose translation MIRVVIADDQQLIRAGFRSLLDAEDDIEVVGEAGTGTEVVDVVRRMRPDVVLMDIRMPDGDGLWATEQIATFPELSGTSIVVVTTFEIDEYVARAIRAGASGFLVKDTEPVELIRAVRVVASGDALLSPGVTRRLLERVARGSQATVDASALSVITGREREVLALVGRGLTNTEIGAKLFLSPLTAKTHVSRIMAKLTARDRVQLVVIAYETGLVPLGRAV comes from the coding sequence ATGATTCGAGTTGTTATTGCTGACGATCAGCAGCTGATCCGTGCCGGCTTTCGTAGCCTCCTCGATGCCGAAGATGACATCGAGGTTGTAGGCGAGGCTGGCACCGGCACTGAAGTGGTTGATGTTGTGCGCCGAATGCGCCCTGATGTTGTGCTGATGGACATTCGGATGCCCGACGGCGATGGGCTCTGGGCAACAGAACAAATCGCTACCTTTCCTGAACTTTCTGGCACCAGCATTGTTGTGGTGACGACCTTTGAGATTGACGAGTATGTTGCTCGAGCAATTCGTGCGGGGGCCAGCGGATTCCTCGTCAAAGACACGGAACCCGTGGAACTGATTCGCGCGGTGCGAGTTGTCGCGTCCGGCGACGCGTTGTTGAGCCCCGGCGTGACCAGACGGCTCCTGGAACGGGTTGCTCGCGGTTCGCAGGCGACGGTGGATGCCAGTGCGCTCTCGGTAATCACCGGCCGTGAGCGCGAAGTGCTTGCCTTGGTGGGGCGCGGCCTCACGAACACTGAAATCGGAGCCAAACTCTTTCTCAGTCCGCTCACGGCCAAAACTCATGTTTCGCGCATCATGGCGAAGCTCACGGCGCGGGATCGTGTGCAGCTGGTTGTCATCGCCTATGAGACCGGCCTTGTCCCTCTCGGGCGGGCGGTGTGA
- a CDS encoding DMT family transporter yields MPPDILELTDQISLTPSQAVGIPLALIGAVLLSLGAQFQHRGVARMEKFHGTEASSGLNFGQIRALLARPSWVLGTTFLGLAIVFQLSSLAIAPIMVVQPLGAVALVMTAIMNSRLTKIRLDAISIRAIVMCVAGVGAFVAMAATFAKSTRVTERELSIVLIVLVIVLALWITLFVIFRKNASPVFYILGAGMLFGFVATLAKVVIDRIKTIMIFGSGLESTDLLTALCIVGLIAASLLGSYFVQTAYASGPPDLVVAGLTVVDPLVAVSVGIIVLGEASNAPMWAVVAFVISGAVAIWGVFLLAKHHPQLKS; encoded by the coding sequence GTGCCACCGGACATTCTTGAGCTCACCGATCAGATCAGTCTCACCCCATCGCAGGCTGTCGGCATTCCGCTCGCTCTGATCGGCGCCGTACTTCTATCGCTTGGGGCACAGTTTCAACATCGTGGCGTTGCGCGAATGGAAAAATTTCACGGTACTGAAGCGAGTTCTGGGCTTAATTTCGGGCAAATTAGAGCCTTGTTGGCTCGACCATCGTGGGTTCTCGGCACCACGTTCCTCGGGCTTGCGATCGTCTTCCAGCTCTCGAGCTTGGCGATTGCGCCCATCATGGTTGTTCAGCCGTTAGGGGCGGTTGCCCTCGTGATGACGGCCATCATGAATTCACGACTAACCAAAATTCGCTTGGATGCCATCTCAATCCGCGCAATAGTGATGTGCGTTGCGGGCGTCGGTGCCTTCGTCGCGATGGCCGCCACGTTCGCGAAATCGACGCGAGTGACGGAACGTGAACTGTCGATTGTGCTGATTGTTTTGGTCATCGTGCTGGCATTGTGGATCACGCTCTTTGTCATCTTCCGCAAGAACGCGTCGCCGGTGTTCTACATCTTGGGAGCCGGAATGCTTTTCGGTTTCGTTGCAACGCTCGCCAAGGTCGTCATTGATCGAATTAAGACGATCATGATTTTCGGATCAGGTCTTGAGAGCACTGACCTTCTGACCGCGTTGTGCATTGTGGGGCTAATCGCGGCCTCGTTGCTTGGTTCTTACTTTGTTCAGACCGCATATGCTTCCGGGCCACCCGATTTGGTCGTGGCGGGGCTCACCGTCGTCGATCCACTCGTCGCTGTCTCTGTCGGCATCATTGTGCTCGGCGAAGCGTCGAATGCGCCAATGTGGGCGGTGGTCGCCTTTGTGATCAGCGGCGCTGTAGCCATCTGGGGCGTCTTTTTGCTTGCGAAACACCACCCGCAATTGAAGTCGTAG
- a CDS encoding beta-propeller fold lactonase family protein: MSRTEPSVASNSLWLVGGFGADMACESEGISVMRSRADGSLELSHVAVEVPSASFLVVDGDRVYSTLEGSGQVAAFERVGDTLKTVDTVTSGGQYPCHLTVQGNAVIAANYGTGTLGVIARSSDSKSGVAALEHKHSEAPTGSGPRPQQDGPHAHSSFFVDDHTLLTLDLGADRIRIFDYKDFALSEVDEVILPAGFGPRDIVARPGNLFYVLGELGLGFLVFEWRDRQLHRLCAVALPGASEGDQASAIAISADGRHAYVGVRRSNLIAILAIAEDGRSVAPLTAVSCEGDWPRHIVMDGDVLHVSNQFSHSVASFRIDEKGIPKLIAPPARVLSPTYLARMS; encoded by the coding sequence GTGAGCAGAACTGAACCTTCAGTAGCGTCGAATTCACTGTGGCTTGTCGGAGGATTCGGCGCCGATATGGCCTGCGAGTCTGAAGGAATCTCTGTTATGCGCAGTCGTGCGGATGGTTCCCTCGAACTTTCCCACGTAGCGGTAGAAGTACCCTCGGCATCGTTTCTCGTGGTTGACGGCGATCGCGTTTATTCGACGCTCGAGGGCTCGGGCCAGGTTGCCGCATTCGAGCGTGTTGGTGACACTCTCAAGACTGTAGACACCGTAACCAGCGGTGGACAGTATCCCTGCCACCTGACCGTCCAGGGCAACGCGGTGATCGCGGCGAACTACGGAACCGGAACCTTGGGCGTAATCGCGCGGTCATCAGATTCGAAGTCAGGTGTGGCGGCGTTGGAACACAAGCACAGCGAAGCTCCGACAGGTTCGGGACCACGACCGCAGCAGGATGGCCCGCACGCTCATTCGTCTTTTTTCGTTGACGATCACACCCTATTGACCCTCGATCTTGGCGCAGATCGCATCCGAATTTTCGACTACAAAGACTTCGCACTGAGCGAAGTGGATGAAGTTATCTTGCCCGCCGGATTCGGCCCACGTGACATTGTGGCCCGCCCCGGAAACCTGTTTTATGTTCTCGGAGAGCTCGGCCTCGGTTTTCTCGTTTTCGAGTGGCGAGATCGTCAGCTGCACCGGCTGTGCGCAGTTGCGCTGCCAGGGGCGAGCGAGGGCGACCAAGCATCCGCGATCGCAATATCTGCGGACGGAAGACACGCCTATGTGGGGGTGCGTCGCAGCAACCTCATTGCGATCCTCGCGATTGCCGAAGACGGCCGCAGCGTTGCCCCTCTCACCGCCGTCTCGTGCGAAGGGGATTGGCCGCGTCACATTGTCATGGACGGCGACGTTTTACATGTGAGCAACCAGTTTTCTCACTCGGTGGCCAGTTTTCGCATCGATGAAAAAGGAATTCCGAAGCTGATAGCCCCGCCAGCCCGGGTTCTTTCGCCGACATACCTTGCGCGAATGTCGTGA
- a CDS encoding AzlC family ABC transporter permease, with amino-acid sequence MTGGVAGGVTGERPRRSPEVSAAIRSSFAVGLAVAAYGISFGALAVAAGLDVWQTCVLSLLMFSGGSQFALVGVIATGGASAGGAAIASAVLLGTRNSLYALRVAPMIGPGLVKRLLAGHWTIDETTAVATAQPTLESQRAGFWWTGIIIYVGWNLTTLLGALIGDQLGDVSQYGLDAAAAAAFLGLLWPRLKQVQPIVVAIGAAVVAAVLMPVLPAGIPVLAAALVAVVVGLTNLFGTRESDLAEAEPDPMGER; translated from the coding sequence GTGACTGGCGGCGTGGCGGGTGGCGTGACGGGTGAACGGCCGCGACGCTCTCCCGAGGTTTCGGCAGCGATCCGGTCGAGCTTTGCGGTCGGGCTCGCTGTCGCCGCGTATGGCATTTCGTTCGGCGCACTCGCGGTCGCTGCAGGGTTGGATGTCTGGCAAACCTGTGTCTTGAGTCTTCTCATGTTCTCCGGCGGCTCCCAATTCGCTCTCGTGGGTGTCATCGCTACGGGAGGCGCGTCCGCGGGCGGAGCGGCGATTGCGAGTGCTGTGCTCCTCGGCACCCGCAACTCTCTCTACGCTCTGCGAGTGGCACCGATGATTGGTCCTGGCCTGGTTAAGCGGCTGCTGGCGGGGCACTGGACCATCGACGAGACCACGGCCGTCGCTACGGCGCAGCCCACACTCGAAAGCCAGCGTGCCGGATTCTGGTGGACAGGGATCATCATCTACGTGGGCTGGAATCTGACAACTCTGCTGGGGGCACTGATCGGCGATCAGCTCGGCGATGTCAGTCAGTACGGGCTGGATGCTGCCGCAGCGGCAGCGTTCTTGGGTCTCCTGTGGCCCCGACTGAAGCAAGTGCAACCGATCGTGGTCGCGATTGGTGCCGCAGTGGTTGCTGCGGTGTTGATGCCCGTTCTTCCGGCAGGGATCCCGGTGCTCGCGGCTGCTCTCGTTGCCGTGGTCGTTGGGCTTACTAACCTTTTCGGTACGCGCGAAAGCGACCTTGCCGAAGCGGAACCTGACCCGATGGGGGAGCGATGA
- a CDS encoding ABC transporter ATP-binding protein: protein MTSSQPTVSARDLSLRYPSRNPETRSVAVNGLSFEIAAGEVLTVVGESGSGKSTLAKAVALQAETGDYGSPMFSGGQLSVMGTELKSVSRRKRDRLSLKVGYLPQDAGNHLNGRLTVGENIAEPIFIRDRRFNQREAAEAVATLIDTVRLPLAIMNRYPYELSKGQRQRVAIARSMILEPQLLIADDPTAGIDVNVRAAILDLIVDLQREREFSALLVTADLAAVRRVSTNIAVMHRGILVGIGEVDEVLSDPWHPYVRGLANSLVELKREQN, encoded by the coding sequence GTGACTTCCTCTCAGCCCACAGTGAGCGCGCGTGACTTGTCGTTGCGCTATCCGTCGCGCAACCCCGAAACGCGGTCAGTTGCTGTCAATGGACTGAGTTTTGAGATTGCCGCCGGCGAAGTGCTGACGGTGGTTGGCGAGAGTGGCTCGGGAAAGAGCACTCTTGCCAAAGCGGTCGCGCTTCAAGCTGAAACCGGTGACTACGGATCTCCCATGTTCAGCGGTGGACAACTGTCCGTGATGGGTACCGAGTTGAAATCGGTGAGTCGACGCAAGCGCGATCGGCTCAGCCTCAAAGTTGGATACCTGCCTCAGGATGCCGGCAACCACCTCAATGGTCGCCTCACTGTGGGGGAGAACATCGCCGAACCCATCTTCATCCGTGATCGGCGCTTCAACCAGCGCGAGGCGGCTGAGGCGGTGGCGACGCTGATCGACACCGTGCGGCTGCCACTGGCGATCATGAATCGCTACCCCTATGAGCTGAGCAAGGGGCAGCGTCAGCGCGTTGCGATAGCGCGGTCGATGATCCTCGAACCGCAGCTGCTCATCGCCGATGACCCTACAGCGGGAATTGACGTGAATGTTCGCGCCGCGATTCTCGATCTGATCGTTGATCTCCAGCGCGAGCGAGAATTCTCCGCACTGCTTGTCACCGCCGACCTTGCGGCAGTCCGTCGCGTGTCGACCAACATCGCGGTTATGCACCGCGGAATCTTGGTGGGTATCGGCGAGGTCGACGAAGTCTTGTCCGACCCTTGGCATCCTTATGTTCGGGGACTCGCCAACTCACTCGTGGAGCTTAAGCGTGAGCAGAACTGA
- the def gene encoding peptide deformylase, with protein sequence MAVLPIIITGEPVLHTPATPVTAFDSELSTLVADMFETMEEAPGVGLAAPQVGVGLRIFVYDWIDENDTHWRGVAINPELWQSTTPILEPSEADEEGCLSLPGERFGLMRADRVILRAVNLDQKPFEIEASGWLARIFQHEYDHLDGVLYSDRLRGAEVKAAAKAIRKQGWGQPGNSWLPTEEQLDA encoded by the coding sequence ATGGCCGTTCTTCCCATCATCATCACCGGCGAACCGGTGCTCCACACTCCCGCGACACCGGTAACGGCCTTCGATAGCGAGCTCAGCACGCTTGTGGCCGACATGTTTGAGACCATGGAAGAGGCCCCCGGTGTTGGCCTTGCCGCTCCTCAGGTCGGAGTCGGTCTCCGAATCTTTGTCTATGACTGGATCGACGAGAACGATACCCATTGGCGCGGGGTGGCTATCAACCCTGAACTTTGGCAGAGCACCACGCCAATACTTGAGCCAAGCGAAGCGGATGAGGAAGGGTGCCTTTCCCTTCCCGGCGAACGATTCGGTCTCATGCGTGCCGATCGCGTAATCCTTCGTGCGGTAAACCTTGATCAGAAGCCGTTCGAAATCGAAGCCTCCGGCTGGCTCGCTCGCATCTTCCAGCACGAATACGACCACCTCGACGGCGTCTTGTACTCCGATCGCCTGCGTGGAGCAGAGGTCAAAGCCGCCGCGAAGGCGATCCGTAAGCAAGGCTGGGGCCAGCCAGGCAATTCGTGGCTTCCCACCGAAGAACAGCTCGACGCCTAG
- a CDS encoding ABC transporter ATP-binding protein — MSDIVEITNLEVTFATDSGDVKAVDDVSLTLAPGEVLAIVGESGSGKSVTAKSILGLLPETAVARGAILLNGKNVVGMSGKRLRELRGVDVAMVFQEPSLALNPVFTVGWQIAEGIRAHGKVSKKQARVKAIEILTKVGIPEPEKRVDFYPHQFSGGQKQRVVIAMALVLEPELIVADEPTTALDVTVQAEILDLLRRCRDEFGAAIILITHNMGIVADLSDRVAVMYQGKVVEEAPAQELFDSAKHPYTQKLLAAVPRVGSGAARAAARVVDRQKAGGSDIVEPVVVAKDLKISFPGRIGQPRFRAVDGVSFSISPGEVLGLVGESGSGKTTIGRAIGGLNKVTGGSLQVLGHEMLGFKERKFRPLRSDIGFVFQDPASSFNPLLTIAECVAEPLIVHGQAKDPKEARGRVNELLEAVQLPRAFADRYPHELSGGQRQRASLARSLALRPRLLIADEPTSALDVSVQAKVLELFADLQRDLGFAALFISHDLAVVDMLSDRIAVLYKGQLVEEGVGSDVLQNPQHPYTQRLLASLPVPDPREQAERREALRSLTDVDY; from the coding sequence CGCTGACTCTCGCTCCTGGCGAAGTGTTGGCAATTGTTGGCGAGAGTGGCAGCGGTAAGAGCGTCACGGCAAAGAGCATTCTTGGGCTGTTGCCTGAGACTGCGGTCGCGCGTGGCGCGATCCTGCTTAATGGCAAGAATGTGGTCGGGATGTCTGGAAAACGGCTGCGGGAGTTGCGTGGCGTTGACGTTGCGATGGTATTCCAGGAGCCGTCTTTGGCTCTCAACCCCGTGTTCACGGTCGGCTGGCAGATTGCAGAAGGCATTCGGGCGCACGGAAAGGTCAGCAAAAAGCAGGCGCGCGTCAAGGCAATTGAGATCTTGACCAAGGTGGGCATTCCGGAGCCGGAGAAACGGGTCGACTTCTACCCGCACCAGTTTTCTGGCGGACAGAAGCAGCGTGTGGTCATTGCGATGGCACTCGTGCTTGAACCTGAGTTGATCGTTGCTGACGAGCCGACCACGGCTCTGGATGTCACCGTTCAGGCCGAAATTCTCGATCTGCTCCGGCGGTGTCGTGATGAGTTCGGGGCTGCGATCATCCTGATCACTCACAACATGGGTATCGTCGCTGATCTTTCTGATCGAGTCGCTGTGATGTATCAGGGCAAGGTTGTCGAAGAGGCACCGGCTCAGGAGCTTTTCGATTCGGCGAAACACCCGTATACGCAGAAGCTGCTCGCTGCCGTTCCCCGCGTGGGATCCGGTGCCGCGCGTGCTGCGGCGCGAGTCGTCGACCGCCAGAAGGCCGGCGGTAGCGACATCGTTGAGCCCGTGGTTGTGGCGAAAGATCTCAAGATCTCCTTCCCTGGGCGTATTGGTCAGCCACGGTTCCGCGCGGTTGATGGTGTGAGCTTCAGCATTTCGCCTGGCGAGGTGCTTGGTCTGGTGGGGGAGAGCGGATCGGGTAAGACCACAATCGGTCGCGCCATTGGCGGGCTCAACAAGGTCACCGGTGGTTCGCTTCAGGTGCTCGGTCACGAAATGCTTGGCTTCAAAGAGCGCAAGTTTCGTCCCCTTCGCAGCGATATTGGGTTTGTGTTTCAGGACCCGGCATCAAGCTTTAATCCTCTACTCACGATCGCGGAGTGCGTCGCGGAGCCTCTGATCGTTCACGGTCAGGCCAAGGACCCCAAGGAAGCTCGTGGTCGCGTCAACGAACTGCTTGAGGCTGTTCAGTTGCCTCGCGCATTCGCGGATCGCTATCCGCACGAATTGAGCGGTGGACAACGTCAGCGCGCAAGCCTTGCCCGTTCGCTCGCCTTGCGGCCTCGACTTCTGATCGCCGATGAGCCAACCAGTGCGCTCGACGTCTCCGTGCAGGCAAAGGTCCTAGAACTGTTTGCTGATCTCCAGCGGGATCTCGGATTCGCGGCTTTGTTCATCAGCCACGACCTCGCGGTCGTTGACATGCTGTCTGACCGAATCGCGGTGCTCTATAAGGGACAGCTGGTTGAGGAGGGCGTTGGCTCGGATGTGCTTCAGAATCCGCAACATCCGTACACGCAACGCCTGCTCGCCTCGCTTCCGGTTCCCGATCCACGGGAGCAAGCTGAGCGTCGCGAAGCACTGCGGTCGCTCACTGACGTAGATTATTGA
- a CDS encoding glycosyltransferase: MTSAVKRSPHEGKPRLRILIGADTFWPQINGAATFIARLAAGLAERGHDVHIVAPSYSNNTLGTMVEEHEGQKVTLHRLYSWQWPGHPWLRFMMPWRVKQNSARILDQVKPDVIHFQSHIIVGRGMTLEGGKRGIRLVGTNHFMPENLLDHAFIIPKFLRRKAIRMGWAAAGRSFARAASVTTPTRRAAEYLEDNTLIRNVVAVSCGINADGYNGNLDPKPENLVVFLGRLSDEKQIDKLIRAISIMDPALETKLEIVGGGELEGKLRALAASLGLADRVTLTGFVEQDQLRDALQRGSVFAMPSIAELQSISTMEAMASGLPVVAANAMALPHLVRDGENGFLFDPTSVEDLAEKLTRVLTMPADELLKLKKGSLAIVASHDIQRTLDTFESMYRGEEVTDPAALGKASESAS; encoded by the coding sequence GTGACTTCCGCTGTGAAACGCTCGCCTCACGAGGGCAAACCGCGACTTCGCATCCTGATCGGTGCCGACACGTTCTGGCCTCAAATTAATGGGGCGGCCACGTTCATCGCTCGGCTGGCTGCTGGCCTCGCCGAGCGCGGACATGACGTGCATATCGTGGCGCCGTCGTACTCCAACAACACCTTGGGCACGATGGTTGAGGAACATGAGGGTCAGAAGGTGACCCTCCACCGTCTCTATTCGTGGCAATGGCCCGGTCACCCGTGGCTACGATTCATGATGCCGTGGCGCGTCAAGCAAAACTCAGCACGAATTCTCGACCAGGTGAAACCTGACGTCATCCACTTTCAGTCACACATCATCGTGGGCCGCGGGATGACGCTGGAGGGCGGCAAGCGAGGCATTCGACTCGTGGGTACCAACCACTTCATGCCCGAGAATCTGTTGGATCACGCGTTCATCATCCCCAAGTTTTTGCGTCGCAAAGCGATCCGGATGGGCTGGGCAGCCGCGGGTCGTTCGTTCGCGCGTGCCGCGTCGGTAACCACTCCGACGCGTCGGGCAGCGGAATACCTTGAAGACAACACCTTGATTCGCAACGTGGTTGCCGTTTCTTGTGGCATCAATGCTGATGGCTACAACGGAAACCTCGACCCCAAGCCTGAAAACTTGGTGGTGTTCTTGGGGCGTCTGTCTGACGAGAAACAGATCGACAAACTCATTCGGGCAATATCGATCATGGATCCTGCGCTCGAGACAAAGCTGGAAATTGTCGGCGGGGGAGAGCTCGAAGGCAAACTCCGGGCCCTCGCTGCCTCCTTGGGCCTCGCAGATCGCGTGACGCTCACCGGTTTTGTTGAGCAGGACCAACTGCGTGACGCTCTGCAACGTGGTTCTGTGTTCGCGATGCCGTCTATCGCCGAACTGCAGAGCATCTCCACCATGGAAGCAATGGCATCCGGATTGCCTGTCGTTGCGGCAAACGCGATGGCATTGCCACATCTCGTGCGCGACGGTGAGAATGGCTTCCTGTTCGATCCCACCAGCGTCGAAGACCTTGCCGAAAAGCTGACCCGCGTGTTGACAATGCCGGCGGATGAACTTCTCAAGCTGAAGAAGGGGAGCCTCGCTATCGTCGCGTCCCACGACATCCAGCGCACGCTCGACACTTTCGAGAGCATGTATCGCGGCGAAGAAGTCACTGACCCCGCTGCGCTAGGAAAAGCAAGCGAGAGCGCCTCCTAA
- a CDS encoding Dps family protein yields MTDSQKAQTKSPAKSGARKTRQQNAEHGFVASKALADRMQQVLVDLIELQLQGKQAHWNVVGKNFRDTHLVLDEIIEATRGFSDTIAERMRALHATPDGRSDTVAVTTTLPEFPAGEISTTDTIDLLTERLEGTVATIREVHDPIDEEDPTSADLLHAIIETLEQYAWMVSAENRTPAKK; encoded by the coding sequence ATGACTGATTCGCAGAAAGCGCAGACCAAGAGTCCAGCCAAATCTGGGGCTCGTAAAACCCGCCAACAGAACGCCGAGCACGGTTTCGTCGCGTCGAAAGCGCTTGCTGACCGCATGCAGCAGGTACTTGTTGACCTGATCGAACTGCAGCTTCAGGGCAAACAAGCTCATTGGAATGTCGTCGGTAAGAACTTCCGCGACACGCACCTCGTTCTCGACGAAATCATCGAAGCGACCCGGGGGTTTAGCGACACCATCGCCGAACGGATGCGCGCGCTGCATGCCACACCGGATGGCCGCAGCGACACGGTAGCTGTCACAACGACGCTTCCTGAATTTCCGGCGGGTGAGATCAGCACTACAGACACCATCGATCTGCTCACCGAACGCCTTGAAGGAACGGTGGCCACCATCCGTGAGGTTCACGACCCGATCGATGAAGAAGACCCCACAAGCGCTGATCTGCTCCACGCCATCATCGAAACCCTCGAGCAGTATGCCTGGATGGTTTCCGCAGAAAATCGTACCCCCGCAAAGAAGTAG